One segment of Scomber scombrus chromosome 3, fScoSco1.1, whole genome shotgun sequence DNA contains the following:
- the LOC133978147 gene encoding vitamin D3 receptor B, whose protein sequence is MEPTVVSTSTLAPDEFDRNIPRICGVCGDKATGFHFNAMTCEGCKGFFRRSMKRKASFTCPFNGSCTITKDNRRHCQACRLKRCVDIGMMKEFILTDEEVQRKKDLIQRRKDEEAQREAEREARRPRLSDEQSQVIATLVEAHHKTYDDSYSDFCRFRPPVREGPVTRSASRAASLHSLSDASSDSFSHSPESVDTKMNFNNLLMMYQEQGSSPDSSEEEGSSFSMLPHLADLVSYSIQKVIGFAKMIPGFRELTAEDQIALLKSSAIEVIMLRSNQSFNLEDMSWSCGAPDFKYQISDVTKAGHTLELLEPLVKFQVGLKKLNLQEEEHVLLMAICLLSPDRPGVQDHARIEALQDRLSETLQAYIRLHHPGGRLLYAKMIQKLADLRSLNEEHSKQYRSLSFQPEHSMQLTPLVLEVFGSEVS, encoded by the exons ATGGAGCCCACGGTTGTGAGTACGTCCACTCTGGCCCCTGATGAGTTCGATAGGAACATACCTCGGATCTGCGGCGTGTGCGGTGACAAAGCCACCGGCTTCCACTTCAACGCCATGACCTGTGAGGGCTGCAAGGGTTTTTTCAG GCGCAGTATGAAGCGCAAGGCGTCCTTCACGTGTCCCTTTAATGGCAGTTGCACCATCACCAAGGACAACAGGCGCCACTGCCAGGCATGCCGACTCAAACGCTGTGTGGACATTGGCATGATGAAAGAGT TCATTTTGACAGATGAGGAAGTGCAGAGGAAGAAGGACCTGATTCAGCGGAGAAAGGATGAGGAGGCACAGCGCGAAGCGGAGAGGGAGGCACGGCGACCCCGGCTATCTGATGAGCAGAGTCAGGTCATCGCCACATTGGTGGAGGCGCACCACAAAACATATGATGACTCCTACTCTGACTTCTGCCGCTTTAGG CCTCCTGTGCGTGAGGGCCCAGTGACACGTAGCGCCAGCAGAGCTGCCTCTCTGCACTCTCTGTCTGATGCCTCCTCTGACTCCTTCAGTCACTCTCCTG AGTCAGTCGACACCAAAATGAACTTCAACAACCTGCTGATGATGTACCAGGAGCAGGGCAGCAGCCCTGACTCCAGTGAGGAGGAGGGCTCCAGCTTCTCCATGTTGCCCCACCTGGCTGATCTGGTCTCCTATAGCATCCAGAAGGTTATTGGCTTTGCCAAGATGATCCCTGGgttcag GGAGCTGACTGCAGAGGACCAGATCGCCCTGCTCAAGTCCAGCGCCATAGAGGTGATCATGCTGCGCTCAAATCAGAGCTTCAACCTGGAAGACATGTCCTGGAGCTGTGGTGCGCCTGACTTTAAATACCagatcagtgatgtcactaaaG CGGGCCACACTCTGGAGCTGTTAGAGCCGCTGGTGAAGTTCCAGGTGGGCCTAAAGAAGCTCAACCTGCAAGAGGAGGAACATGTGCTGCTGATGGCCATCTGCTTGCTTTCTCCAG ACCGCCCAGGTGTGCAGGACCACGCACGGATCGAAGCCCTCCAAGACCGGCTGTCAGAGACCCTACAGGCCTACATCCGGCTTCACCACCCAGGAGGACGACTGCTCTACGCCAAGATGATCCAGAAGCTGGCCGACCTGCGCAGCCTTAATGAGGAGCACTCCAAGCAGTACCGCTCACTCTCCTTCCAGCCGGAGCACAGCATGCAGCTCACCCCGCTGGTGTTGGAGGTGTTCGGCAGCGAAGTCTCCTAG